In Natronocella acetinitrilica, the following proteins share a genomic window:
- a CDS encoding tetratricopeptide repeat protein has protein sequence MSKPEFPATADRMQAAYNAWLADNTSGDRELERFLIRHAKRADAPVVVRDRDGGRAAIAAWLHRQLAKGPERLFYHFPDACRDARRPAVLVRRLLDFLKRLEGFREPIPASADAQIEILPNWLARAAARDRLVVVIPHLDALEGVDEGAVLDWLPEFLPAAVRLVVGVAGDAAQRAAVGRGFQSIDAAAQEPLSLPAVELPEALAAVWASRYGLSEAELESLGLAVPQAAGTLLYRVDDRYVLSGAEAQDAVRRHLLPDGVERQQMHVRLAERCFSGKLTARGLDELPWQLAEAAHWEALWEMTLQPAVLEALLEPGWREELVTLWPQLAELEQVCTRYAAALDTWAGDLEPRRLASLIYRLALALEDAGAPGESVLPLLDRAVALKAELDADERIGLRVALAVTLADGQASEQARQELEALLAEAESTLGADAAATRNTRHALATQFEYAGDLAAAASLYRRTLECREQALGGQRHVALIPHLINLAAVLKADNAFDAAKPLYQRALSIAERSYGNAHPTTAACLDNLAGLLYAGQDFTAAEDYYQRALGIAEQAFGPTHPATAASAHNLGTVMDAREQFKAAEELFRRALDIRQAVYGDDHMDTASSLHNLAGVLDAMGRYPEAEPMYRRAVETWEKVVGKEHPATATSVNNLADLLREKGDYAEAEGLYRRNLETWSRLLGEQHPHTVMTRAELAGLYADQGDAVRAEPMLREAVDQTGRIMGVDNMQHINAVTRLAALLRQSGRVDEAKTILRQVSRQVEGKVGLLSPALQKLQRHLEALDVNSDRLH, from the coding sequence ATGAGCAAACCCGAGTTCCCGGCAACGGCCGATCGCATGCAGGCGGCCTACAACGCCTGGTTGGCGGATAACACCAGCGGCGATCGTGAGCTTGAGCGCTTTTTGATTCGTCATGCCAAGCGAGCGGACGCGCCTGTGGTGGTTCGTGATCGCGATGGCGGTCGTGCCGCCATCGCCGCATGGCTGCACAGGCAGCTTGCCAAAGGCCCGGAGCGGCTTTTCTACCATTTCCCGGATGCCTGCCGGGATGCCCGTCGCCCGGCGGTGCTGGTGCGCCGCCTGCTGGACTTCCTGAAACGCCTGGAGGGTTTTCGCGAACCGATACCGGCGAGCGCCGACGCCCAGATCGAAATCCTCCCCAACTGGTTGGCGCGAGCGGCGGCGAGGGATCGGCTGGTGGTGGTCATTCCCCACCTGGACGCATTGGAGGGGGTTGACGAAGGTGCGGTGCTGGATTGGCTGCCTGAATTCCTGCCGGCCGCCGTGCGTCTCGTCGTGGGTGTGGCAGGCGATGCCGCCCAGCGGGCGGCAGTCGGTCGTGGTTTCCAATCCATCGATGCAGCTGCGCAGGAGCCGCTTTCACTACCCGCCGTGGAGTTGCCGGAGGCGTTGGCAGCAGTCTGGGCGTCGCGCTACGGTCTCTCTGAGGCGGAGCTGGAGTCGCTGGGGTTGGCTGTGCCCCAGGCAGCCGGGACTCTTCTCTATCGAGTGGATGATCGTTACGTGCTCTCTGGTGCCGAGGCACAGGATGCGGTGCGGCGGCATTTGCTGCCTGACGGTGTGGAGCGTCAGCAGATGCATGTGCGTCTGGCGGAGCGGTGTTTTTCCGGAAAGCTGACGGCGCGGGGGCTCGACGAGTTGCCCTGGCAATTGGCCGAGGCCGCCCACTGGGAAGCGCTTTGGGAAATGACCCTGCAGCCGGCGGTGCTGGAGGCGTTGCTGGAGCCAGGTTGGCGCGAGGAGCTTGTGACGTTGTGGCCGCAGTTGGCTGAACTCGAGCAGGTCTGCACGCGCTATGCAGCGGCCCTCGACACCTGGGCCGGCGATCTCGAACCACGCCGGCTGGCGAGTCTGATCTACCGGCTCGCGCTTGCGCTGGAAGACGCCGGCGCCCCCGGGGAGTCAGTGTTGCCTCTGCTGGATCGAGCGGTTGCCCTCAAGGCCGAACTCGACGCAGATGAGCGCATCGGCCTTCGTGTGGCCCTCGCCGTCACGCTTGCGGACGGCCAGGCCAGCGAGCAGGCGAGGCAAGAGCTTGAAGCCCTGCTTGCCGAGGCCGAGTCAACGCTGGGCGCCGATGCAGCGGCGACGCGAAACACCCGTCATGCGCTTGCAACACAATTCGAGTATGCCGGGGATCTCGCAGCAGCGGCCAGCCTCTATCGGCGCACGCTGGAATGCCGGGAGCAGGCCCTCGGAGGGCAGCGCCATGTTGCGCTGATCCCGCACCTCATCAACCTGGCGGCGGTGCTCAAGGCCGATAACGCCTTTGATGCGGCGAAACCGCTCTATCAGCGGGCACTGTCCATCGCAGAGCGCAGCTATGGCAACGCGCATCCCACCACGGCTGCATGCCTCGATAACCTCGCCGGCCTGCTCTACGCCGGTCAGGATTTCACCGCTGCCGAGGATTACTACCAGCGGGCGCTTGGCATTGCCGAGCAGGCCTTCGGGCCGACCCATCCCGCCACGGCGGCAAGCGCCCATAACCTGGGTACGGTCATGGATGCCCGGGAGCAGTTCAAGGCGGCGGAAGAGCTCTTCCGTCGGGCGCTTGATATTCGCCAGGCCGTCTATGGCGATGACCATATGGATACCGCGTCCAGCCTGCACAATCTCGCCGGTGTGCTGGACGCCATGGGGCGTTATCCCGAGGCCGAACCCATGTACCGTCGGGCGGTGGAGACCTGGGAAAAGGTTGTCGGCAAGGAGCATCCGGCCACCGCCACCAGCGTCAACAACCTCGCCGACCTGCTCCGGGAGAAGGGCGATTATGCCGAGGCCGAGGGGCTGTATCGGCGTAATCTCGAGACCTGGAGCCGGTTACTGGGCGAACAGCACCCGCACACCGTGATGACCCGGGCGGAGCTTGCCGGGCTCTACGCGGATCAGGGTGACGCGGTGCGCGCCGAGCCCATGCTGCGCGAGGCCGTGGATCAGACCGGCCGGATCATGGGCGTCGATAACATGCAGCACATCAATGCTGTCACGCGGCTCGCCGCCTTGCTGCGGCAGAGTGGTCGGGTTGACGAGGCGAAGACCATACTTCGCCAGGTCAGCCGCCAGGTTGAAGGCAAGGTTGGCCTGCTATCGCCGGCGCTGCAGAAGCTGCAGCGCCACCTTGAAGCCCTGGACGTCAATTCCGACCGTTTGCACTAG
- the mobA gene encoding molybdenum cofactor guanylyltransferase MobA — MEKSTIVGVVLAGGRATRMGGTDKGLIEVGGTMMVEHVLRRLRPQVDRLLINANRSHPVYAQFGHPVVADAMADFAGPLAGMAAAMDAAGDGYIVTVPCDSPLVPPDLVERLFSALQREKATIAVAAGAGRLQPVFALLPCQLRGSLQQFLDSGERKIDRWYAQHAMAVVDFDDAPETFLNINTPEERAALEARYFSAGPETGSP; from the coding sequence GTGGAAAAATCGACAATAGTGGGTGTTGTGCTCGCCGGTGGGCGCGCGACCCGCATGGGGGGAACCGACAAGGGGTTGATCGAGGTCGGCGGCACCATGATGGTCGAACACGTGCTACGCAGGTTGCGACCGCAGGTCGACCGACTACTGATCAACGCCAATCGCAGTCATCCCGTCTATGCCCAGTTCGGCCACCCGGTGGTTGCGGACGCCATGGCCGATTTTGCCGGTCCGCTGGCAGGTATGGCGGCGGCAATGGATGCCGCGGGAGACGGTTATATCGTCACCGTCCCCTGCGACTCCCCTCTGGTACCGCCGGATCTGGTCGAGCGACTGTTCAGCGCGCTGCAGCGAGAGAAAGCCACCATTGCAGTCGCTGCCGGCGCGGGTCGCCTGCAACCGGTTTTCGCGCTGCTTCCCTGTCAACTGCGTGGGAGCCTGCAGCAGTTTCTTGATAGTGGTGAGCGCAAGATCGACCGCTGGTACGCCCAGCATGCGATGGCTGTTGTCGACTTCGATGATGCGCCGGAGACATTCCTCAACATCAATACGCCGGAGGAGCGAGCGGCCCTGGAGGCGCGCTACTTCTCTGCCGGCCCGGAGACTGGTTCACCATGA
- a CDS encoding sigma-54-dependent transcriptional regulator — protein sequence MNESIRLPLADFTGRGRAAPAPSAALVVEDDPSIREFMRFALSKYCSFVEVAETLVDAEELLARYRFDLLIVDIRLGSASGLDWMLERRRDGDGTPVILMSGFTDDAVIAHAATLSGAELLAKPFSVDQLVQAVERLLIGGADPAEAVPVEIAERSVAPNAIGLDGIIGHSDAMRSLLALIRRVAGRSTTVLLEGESGTGKEVIARCLHHFSGRPGPFVPVNCGSIAAELLESELFGHAKGAFTGAAQAREGLFSYADGGTLLLDEIAEMPLHLQAKLLRVLEERAIRPVGTEREIPVDVRIVAATNRSMAEEVTAGNFREDLYYRLNVLALKLPPLRERVSDIPHLIRLFSNHLSRELALPPLRLSDDEIRQLQTYAWPGNVRELKNLIERSMLLGQSPLQCLEQASFVAPVTVGDSNSDNGYPLTMTLEDVEKNHILKVLRDCSGNKSEAARRLGVSRKTLERKVKAWNASTG from the coding sequence GTGAACGAATCCATCAGATTGCCACTTGCAGACTTCACTGGCCGGGGCCGGGCGGCGCCGGCGCCCAGCGCTGCGCTGGTGGTGGAAGACGACCCCAGCATTCGCGAGTTCATGCGCTTTGCCCTGTCCAAGTATTGCTCCTTCGTCGAAGTCGCCGAAACGCTGGTCGACGCCGAGGAGTTGCTGGCACGCTATCGCTTCGATCTGCTCATCGTGGACATCCGGCTGGGCAGCGCGTCCGGGCTCGACTGGATGCTGGAGCGACGCCGCGACGGTGACGGAACACCCGTCATCCTGATGAGCGGTTTCACCGACGACGCCGTCATCGCCCACGCTGCCACCCTGAGTGGCGCAGAGTTGCTCGCCAAGCCCTTCTCGGTGGATCAACTGGTTCAGGCGGTGGAACGGCTGTTGATCGGCGGCGCCGACCCTGCGGAGGCTGTGCCCGTCGAGATCGCCGAACGCAGCGTGGCTCCAAACGCGATTGGGCTCGACGGCATCATTGGCCACAGCGACGCGATGCGCAGCCTGCTCGCGCTTATTCGACGCGTCGCGGGCCGCAGCACCACTGTGCTGCTGGAGGGGGAATCAGGCACCGGGAAAGAGGTCATTGCCCGCTGCCTGCACCACTTCAGCGGGCGGCCAGGGCCCTTCGTCCCGGTCAACTGCGGCTCCATCGCCGCCGAGTTGCTGGAGAGTGAACTGTTTGGTCATGCCAAGGGAGCGTTCACCGGCGCCGCCCAGGCGCGAGAAGGCCTGTTCAGTTATGCGGACGGCGGTACGCTGCTACTGGATGAAATCGCGGAAATGCCGCTCCACCTGCAGGCAAAGCTGCTGCGTGTGTTAGAAGAGCGTGCCATTCGCCCGGTTGGAACAGAGCGCGAAATACCGGTGGACGTTCGAATCGTCGCCGCCACCAACCGCAGCATGGCGGAGGAAGTCACCGCCGGGAACTTCCGCGAGGACCTCTACTACCGCCTCAATGTACTGGCATTGAAGTTGCCACCGCTACGGGAGCGGGTGTCGGACATCCCCCACCTGATCAGACTCTTTTCCAACCACCTGTCACGGGAGTTGGCGCTGCCCCCACTGCGGCTAAGCGATGACGAGATCCGTCAGCTGCAAACCTACGCGTGGCCAGGGAATGTGCGAGAGCTGAAGAACCTCATAGAGCGCTCGATGCTGCTCGGACAGTCGCCTCTGCAGTGTCTTGAGCAGGCCAGCTTCGTCGCCCCGGTGACGGTGGGTGACAGCAACAGCGATAACGGTTACCCGCTGACCATGACCCTTGAGGATGTGGAGAAGAACCACATCCTCAAGGTGCTTCGAGACTGCAGCGGCAACAAGTCGGAGGCCGCCCGACGCCTCGGTGTCTCCAGGAAAACCCTGGAGCGCAAGGTCAAGGCCTGGAACGCGTCGACCGGTTGA
- the apbC gene encoding iron-sulfur cluster carrier protein ApbC — translation MSALSRETIEQALKGYVEPHLAKDLVTAGCLEDVTIDGGRVSISLKLGFPAKTFRKELEAAVSEAVRRVDGVQEVNIHSETSIASHLGQRGVTDVKGVKNIIAVASGKGGVGKSTTAVNIALALSAEGARVGVLDADIYGPSQPRMLGIAGKPDSKDGKKLEPMVNYNVQAMSAGFLIDEETPMIWRGPMVTQALEQLLRDTNWQDVDYLVVDMPPGTGDIQLTLSQKVPVSGAVIVTTPQDIALLDARKGLKMFEKVNVPVLGIVENMSTHICSQCGHEEHIFGEGGGARMAEQYGLELLGSLPLDIHIREQADGGKPTVIADPDGRLAQSYREIARRIAARLSQQRKDFSSKFPKITVEND, via the coding sequence ATGAGCGCACTGTCTCGCGAGACTATCGAGCAGGCACTGAAAGGCTATGTCGAGCCCCATCTGGCCAAGGATCTGGTCACCGCCGGCTGCCTTGAAGACGTCACCATCGACGGTGGCCGGGTCAGCATCTCGCTCAAACTCGGGTTCCCCGCCAAGACATTTCGCAAGGAACTGGAAGCGGCTGTCTCCGAGGCCGTGCGACGTGTTGATGGCGTACAGGAAGTGAACATTCACAGCGAGACCAGCATCGCCTCACACCTCGGGCAGCGTGGCGTCACCGACGTCAAGGGTGTTAAGAACATCATCGCTGTTGCCTCGGGCAAGGGCGGGGTGGGCAAATCCACCACCGCGGTCAACATCGCCCTCGCGCTGTCAGCCGAGGGAGCCCGAGTCGGCGTGCTCGACGCCGACATCTACGGCCCCAGCCAGCCGCGAATGCTCGGTATTGCCGGCAAGCCGGATTCCAAGGACGGCAAGAAGCTCGAGCCGATGGTCAATTACAACGTGCAGGCCATGTCGGCAGGCTTCCTGATCGACGAGGAAACACCGATGATCTGGCGCGGTCCCATGGTGACCCAGGCGCTGGAACAACTGCTCAGGGACACCAACTGGCAGGATGTGGATTATCTGGTGGTGGATATGCCGCCCGGTACCGGCGACATCCAGCTCACATTGTCGCAGAAGGTGCCGGTGAGCGGTGCCGTCATCGTGACCACGCCGCAGGACATTGCGCTCCTGGACGCCCGCAAGGGCCTCAAGATGTTCGAAAAGGTGAACGTGCCGGTACTCGGTATCGTCGAGAACATGAGCACGCACATCTGCAGCCAGTGTGGTCACGAGGAGCACATTTTCGGCGAGGGCGGCGGGGCCCGCATGGCCGAGCAGTATGGCCTGGAACTGCTTGGTTCCTTGCCGCTGGATATCCACATTCGCGAGCAGGCGGACGGCGGAAAGCCCACGGTCATTGCCGACCCGGATGGGCGGTTGGCACAGTCGTACCGGGAGATTGCGCGGCGCATCGCCGCCCGGCTCTCGCAGCAGCGCAAGGACTTCTCAAGCAAGTTCCCCAAGATCACCGTCGAGAACGACTGA
- a CDS encoding ankyrin repeat domain-containing protein: protein MVLVLLLALPFTSPAALASDRALINAIIDGQPTRVSILLDQGVSPEVVSREGEYDGKTALMWAAERGDSRSVDLLLTYGAQPDRTNPKGGTALMYAAVEGQDAVIERLVAAGADPNHTVRHGWSPMMLATVKGHTDTVKLLVSLGANPDARDVYGWTLLMRAVERGDEPMVQALLDVGISPTDEDHSGNNAIKIAQRTGNTDILRMLERYERGG from the coding sequence TTGGTTCTTGTATTGCTCCTCGCCCTGCCCTTTACAAGCCCAGCAGCTCTTGCGTCCGACCGGGCCCTGATCAACGCCATCATCGACGGTCAACCGACCCGTGTATCCATCCTGCTGGACCAGGGCGTGTCGCCGGAAGTGGTGTCGCGAGAAGGCGAATACGATGGCAAGACAGCCTTGATGTGGGCCGCGGAACGCGGCGACAGCCGCAGCGTCGACCTGCTTCTGACCTACGGCGCCCAACCGGATCGCACCAACCCCAAGGGCGGCACCGCGCTCATGTATGCCGCCGTCGAAGGACAGGATGCAGTCATCGAGCGCCTGGTGGCAGCGGGGGCCGACCCGAACCACACCGTGCGTCACGGCTGGTCACCCATGATGCTCGCCACGGTGAAGGGCCACACCGATACCGTCAAGCTGCTGGTCTCGCTTGGCGCCAACCCCGACGCCCGGGATGTCTATGGCTGGACGTTGCTGATGCGTGCGGTGGAGCGCGGTGACGAACCCATGGTGCAGGCGCTGCTGGATGTGGGCATCAGCCCCACGGATGAGGATCACAGCGGCAACAATGCCATCAAGATCGCGCAGCGCACCGGCAATACCGACATCCTGCGCATGCTCGAGCGCTACGAACGCGGCGGCTGA
- a CDS encoding 3-oxoadipyl-CoA thiolase, which translates to MLNAYLYDGLRTPFGRHAGGLAKVRPDDLLAGVIRAVADHSGVPTDQLEDVIMGCGNQAGEDSRCVARHAALLAGLPIEVPGTVIQRNCGSGLGAVIVAAHAMTCGEGDLMLAGGVESMSRAAWVMSKAEAPFSRDLKIFDSAVGARFPNKAIEKAFGDDSMPKTADNLAQEHGLTREQADQFAHESQQKYARALEDGFFEGEIAPVSVPVRKGDPIVVSADEHPRPQATLESLAKLRPLNEGGVTTAGNASGINDGAVAMVMGTKEAGKRLGMVPRARILSSAVVGVPPRTMGYGPVPASAKALARAGLEVKDMDVIEINEAFAAQALACMKGLGVAFDDPRVNPNGGAIALGHPLGASGPRTLLTAMRQLERIGGGYALVTMCIGVGQGIAVVIERV; encoded by the coding sequence ATGCTCAATGCTTATCTGTACGACGGACTCCGCACTCCCTTTGGTCGCCATGCCGGAGGGTTGGCCAAGGTCCGCCCCGACGACCTGCTGGCAGGTGTCATCCGGGCGGTAGCGGATCATTCGGGTGTCCCCACGGATCAGCTGGAAGACGTGATCATGGGCTGCGGTAATCAGGCCGGCGAGGACAGCCGTTGCGTTGCCCGCCATGCCGCACTGCTGGCAGGTTTGCCCATCGAGGTTCCGGGCACCGTGATTCAGCGCAACTGCGGCAGCGGCCTGGGTGCAGTCATAGTCGCCGCTCACGCCATGACCTGTGGCGAGGGTGATCTCATGCTGGCGGGTGGCGTCGAGAGCATGAGCCGGGCAGCCTGGGTCATGAGCAAGGCCGAAGCGCCTTTTAGCCGAGATTTGAAGATTTTCGACTCCGCCGTCGGGGCACGCTTTCCCAACAAGGCGATTGAAAAGGCCTTCGGTGACGACAGCATGCCAAAGACGGCAGACAACCTGGCACAGGAGCATGGACTGACCCGAGAGCAAGCGGATCAGTTCGCCCATGAGTCCCAACAGAAGTACGCTCGGGCGCTGGAAGATGGGTTCTTCGAAGGTGAAATCGCTCCAGTCAGTGTTCCCGTTCGCAAGGGCGACCCCATCGTGGTCTCCGCCGACGAACATCCCCGGCCGCAGGCCACGCTGGAATCCCTGGCCAAACTACGCCCTCTGAACGAAGGCGGCGTCACCACTGCCGGCAACGCGTCAGGGATCAACGACGGGGCCGTGGCCATGGTCATGGGCACCAAGGAGGCTGGAAAACGCCTGGGGATGGTTCCCCGCGCCCGCATACTGTCCTCGGCCGTGGTCGGCGTGCCACCGCGCACGATGGGCTATGGTCCTGTGCCCGCCTCGGCGAAGGCGCTGGCGCGTGCCGGTCTGGAAGTGAAGGACATGGATGTGATCGAAATCAACGAAGCCTTCGCGGCGCAGGCGCTGGCTTGCATGAAGGGTCTCGGCGTTGCTTTTGATGACCCACGCGTCAATCCCAATGGCGGTGCCATAGCGCTGGGACACCCCCTGGGCGCATCTGGCCCCCGGACTCTGCTTACTGCCATGCGCCAGCTCGAACGGATCGGCGGCGGCTATGCGCTCGTGACCATGTGTATCGGTGTAGGGCAAGGTATTGCTGTCGTGATCGAGCGTGTCTGA
- a CDS encoding acetyl-CoA carboxylase biotin carboxyl carrier protein → MTLRYEQVADILRQLDAAKGHDVEIETGDWRLAVTAWPPPSPTVASAAPPVSEGASETRPSHPTPPASAADASHTTLCSPTVGRFCRGDRQPGDNVGEGEVIAVVELYGGTRTEIVTSKAGVLIELLPADGSFVQYGEMIGILQQV, encoded by the coding sequence ATGACGCTGCGTTACGAGCAGGTCGCAGATATTCTGCGGCAACTGGATGCCGCCAAGGGGCATGACGTGGAAATCGAGACCGGGGACTGGCGCCTGGCCGTGACCGCATGGCCGCCACCCTCACCCACGGTTGCATCAGCCGCGCCGCCGGTTAGCGAAGGCGCAAGTGAGACGCGGCCGTCGCACCCCACACCACCCGCCTCGGCAGCAGACGCATCGCACACCACGTTATGCAGCCCGACGGTAGGCCGGTTTTGCCGCGGTGATCGCCAGCCCGGAGACAACGTCGGCGAGGGAGAGGTGATTGCCGTCGTCGAGTTATATGGCGGAACCCGCACGGAGATCGTCACCAGCAAGGCCGGTGTCCTGATTGAACTGCTGCCCGCCGACGGCAGCTTTGTCCAGTACGGGGAAATGATCGGCATTCTCCAGCAGGTCTAG
- a CDS encoding acetate--CoA ligase family protein, which yields MRKLEQMLSPQSIALVGASKNLNKLNGRPLKFLLEKGYAGRIFPINPNYESIADLPCYPAVSAVPEPVDLAVVMVPARLVPDTMRDLASASVPAAVVFSSGFSETGGEGAALEEEVRQIAREGGIALCGPNCLGLINSFEGVMASFSQFANGETPPGPVGFVTQSGAFGTAIAALARNRELGLGYFVNTGNEAGVHFSEVMEDVLADDRISVGAGYLEGLADGNWFARTAQKALELNKPLVVTKVGRTSAGAKAAASHTGALAGEDAIFQGVCDQFGVIRAPDEEVMLDVVDAFASGARPSDSRLGIITQSGGAGVLMADGAEERGLTVAALQPDTTRRLKQIVPAFGAVGNPVDITAQFIAEPEIFRDSVIAVMDDPAVDIGIVWFQLMHEFVDQLMDVFRAIREGVSKPVLVCWVAGPADGISQLRELGFPVFRSASAALNAAGAAARFGKHRAAWESERNAAEQPLPSPVDLSGKGVLPAMETFELLTAHGLSLTPSRLCATAEQAMEAAQALGFPVALKIESPQILHKTDIGGVVLGLADSDTVRHGFDTVMQRARAAHPDATIDGVLVQAMQTEPSVELVVGLKQDPVFGMVVMLGMGGTALEVNPDVVFRKAPVSEAEALRMLDQLRGRGLLGEVRGRPAVDRAAVARLVAATSTFAAANADQVAELDINPVLASAKGARAVDWLLISKGGPRR from the coding sequence ATGCGTAAACTTGAGCAGATGCTCAGTCCACAGTCCATTGCTCTGGTCGGGGCCTCAAAGAACCTGAACAAGCTGAACGGCCGTCCCCTTAAGTTCCTGCTTGAGAAGGGCTACGCCGGCCGCATTTTTCCGATCAATCCGAACTATGAATCGATTGCCGATCTGCCGTGTTATCCGGCGGTGTCGGCCGTGCCCGAACCTGTGGACCTGGCCGTGGTCATGGTCCCGGCGCGCCTGGTTCCGGACACGATGCGGGATCTCGCCTCAGCCTCTGTGCCGGCTGCCGTGGTCTTCAGTTCCGGCTTTTCGGAGACCGGTGGAGAGGGTGCTGCACTTGAGGAGGAAGTCCGACAGATCGCACGAGAGGGCGGAATCGCGCTCTGCGGGCCGAACTGTCTCGGGCTGATCAACAGTTTCGAAGGTGTGATGGCCTCCTTCAGCCAGTTTGCCAACGGCGAGACGCCTCCTGGGCCGGTGGGTTTCGTGACGCAATCCGGAGCGTTCGGAACGGCAATTGCCGCGCTGGCCCGAAATCGCGAACTCGGTCTTGGCTACTTCGTGAATACCGGTAATGAGGCAGGTGTTCACTTCAGCGAGGTCATGGAAGATGTGCTCGCCGATGACCGAATTTCTGTTGGTGCGGGCTATCTGGAAGGCCTTGCCGATGGAAACTGGTTTGCTCGCACCGCGCAAAAGGCTCTCGAGCTGAACAAACCACTGGTCGTCACCAAGGTCGGCAGAACCAGTGCGGGTGCCAAGGCTGCGGCCTCACACACCGGGGCGCTGGCGGGCGAGGATGCAATCTTCCAGGGTGTGTGTGACCAATTCGGGGTTATCCGAGCACCCGACGAGGAAGTCATGCTGGACGTGGTGGATGCCTTCGCATCCGGGGCTCGTCCCTCCGACTCCCGTCTCGGCATCATCACGCAGTCCGGTGGAGCCGGGGTGCTGATGGCCGATGGCGCCGAGGAGCGAGGGTTGACGGTTGCCGCGCTGCAGCCCGATACCACCCGGCGCCTGAAGCAGATAGTTCCAGCATTTGGCGCGGTCGGCAACCCGGTGGACATCACCGCTCAGTTCATTGCCGAGCCCGAGATCTTCCGGGACAGCGTGATCGCCGTCATGGACGATCCGGCAGTGGACATCGGGATTGTCTGGTTCCAGCTGATGCACGAATTCGTCGACCAGTTGATGGATGTGTTTCGCGCCATACGTGAGGGCGTCAGCAAGCCCGTACTGGTCTGCTGGGTAGCAGGCCCGGCTGATGGCATATCACAGCTTCGGGAACTGGGCTTTCCGGTCTTCCGCAGCGCCAGTGCCGCCCTCAATGCCGCCGGTGCCGCGGCCCGGTTCGGAAAGCATCGTGCCGCGTGGGAGTCGGAACGGAACGCGGCCGAACAGCCACTGCCGTCGCCGGTGGACCTGTCCGGCAAGGGCGTCCTGCCGGCCATGGAAACCTTCGAACTGTTAACGGCGCATGGCCTTTCGCTGACTCCCTCCAGGCTCTGTGCGACCGCCGAGCAGGCCATGGAGGCTGCGCAAGCGCTTGGCTTCCCGGTGGCGCTGAAAATCGAGTCACCACAGATACTCCACAAGACAGACATCGGCGGCGTGGTTCTTGGCCTCGCCGACTCCGACACCGTGCGCCATGGGTTCGACACCGTGATGCAAAGGGCGCGGGCGGCCCATCCGGATGCGACTATCGATGGTGTTCTCGTTCAGGCCATGCAGACAGAGCCCTCTGTCGAGTTGGTCGTTGGCCTGAAACAGGACCCGGTGTTCGGGATGGTCGTGATGCTCGGCATGGGCGGAACGGCATTGGAGGTGAATCCCGACGTGGTCTTCCGCAAGGCTCCGGTGAGTGAAGCGGAAGCCCTGCGTATGCTCGACCAACTGCGTGGCCGCGGTCTGCTCGGTGAGGTCAGGGGTCGCCCGGCGGTCGATCGCGCCGCAGTGGCGCGCCTGGTCGCGGCGACTTCGACTTTTGCCGCCGCCAACGCCGATCAGGTAGCGGAACTGGATATCAACCCGGTTCTGGCGAGCGCCAAGGGTGCCCGTGCGGTGGACTGGCTGTTAATCAGCAAAGGGGGGCCACGCCGATGA
- a CDS encoding acetyl-CoA carboxylase, with the protein MSLTPQQVVEILERLRDSDCESFHLTLGDTRIEYRRSGGPGAAAPTTGASVEQSAAAAAPTPAPAAGTKPTTATPKRGKAAAPSQGQQIVAPMAGVFYRRPSPDEPPFVEEGSIVKAGDPVCVIEVMKLFSTVHAEVAGRVIAIHVDDAESVDPNTPLFSIEPGDG; encoded by the coding sequence ATGAGTCTGACACCACAACAGGTTGTGGAGATTCTCGAGCGTCTTCGCGACAGCGACTGTGAATCGTTTCATCTGACCTTGGGTGACACCCGTATCGAGTATCGGCGATCCGGCGGACCGGGAGCTGCGGCGCCCACAACGGGAGCATCAGTCGAGCAATCCGCGGCAGCGGCGGCGCCAACGCCAGCACCGGCGGCCGGGACAAAGCCGACGACTGCCACTCCTAAGCGCGGTAAAGCCGCGGCCCCGTCGCAGGGTCAACAGATTGTTGCTCCCATGGCGGGGGTGTTCTATCGGCGTCCGTCGCCGGACGAGCCGCCGTTCGTCGAGGAAGGCAGTATTGTCAAAGCCGGTGATCCTGTCTGTGTCATTGAGGTCATGAAGCTTTTCTCCACGGTTCATGCAGAGGTAGCCGGACGGGTCATCGCGATTCATGTGGACGATGCAGAATCGGTGGACCCGAACACTCCCCTGTTCAGCATCGAGCCGGGCGACGGGTAA